A genomic segment from Actinomadura hallensis encodes:
- a CDS encoding enoyl-CoA hydratase/isomerase family protein, whose translation MTQVDTKVTGSVMTVTLNGPDRMNSVSPETIDGLNAALDAAERDDSLSSLVITGAGRAFCVGMDIGFLGECFADPHGVFVPFIRRFHEFLDRLEAFPLPSVAAVNGLARAGGFELLLACDFVIAADDAKVGDTHSDFGVVPGAGASQRAPRKLGDQRARALMLAGRWLTGPEMVDWGLALSSVPGAELADEVARLTTALGDRSRAVTAIIKRLLNAAPDVTLAEGLRLERELFTRFLEEVPDADEGYRAYVEKRRPVWNRR comes from the coding sequence ATGACCCAGGTCGATACGAAGGTGACCGGCTCGGTCATGACGGTCACGCTGAACGGGCCCGACCGGATGAACAGCGTGTCCCCCGAGACCATCGACGGCCTGAACGCCGCCCTGGACGCCGCCGAGCGCGACGACTCGCTGTCGTCCCTGGTGATCACCGGTGCCGGCCGGGCGTTCTGCGTCGGGATGGACATCGGCTTCCTCGGCGAGTGCTTCGCCGACCCGCACGGGGTGTTCGTGCCGTTCATCCGCCGCTTCCACGAGTTCCTCGACCGGCTCGAGGCGTTCCCGCTGCCGAGCGTCGCCGCGGTCAACGGGCTGGCCCGCGCGGGCGGCTTCGAGCTGCTGCTGGCCTGCGACTTCGTCATCGCGGCCGACGACGCCAAGGTCGGCGACACCCACAGCGACTTCGGGGTCGTGCCCGGCGCGGGAGCCTCCCAGCGCGCCCCGCGCAAGCTCGGCGACCAGCGCGCCCGCGCGCTGATGCTCGCCGGCCGCTGGCTGACCGGCCCCGAGATGGTCGACTGGGGCCTCGCGCTCTCCAGCGTCCCGGGGGCGGAGCTGGCGGACGAGGTCGCCCGCCTCACCACCGCGCTCGGCGACCGGTCCCGCGCGGTGACCGCGATCATCAAGCGGCTGCTGAACGCCGCGCCGGACGTGACGCTGGCCGAGGGCCTGCGCCTCGAACGGGAGCTCTTCACCCGCTTCCTGGAGGAGGTACCGGACGCCGACGAGGGCTACCGGGCCTACGTGGAGAAGCGCCGTCCCGTCTGGAACCGCCGGTGA
- a CDS encoding MaoC family dehydratase, with translation MTAGRADGGTVRTPAIEVTQPLVDGLVGLGGYTHPLFNPGPRERAEGARAPMPGQGVLLLMGGLVEQSGLLDHAIALMELREVRFRKMVRAGTTLHVELTPGESRETRSGKAVQQYRWVAVDGDGDQVVEATAVMLVRVGEG, from the coding sequence GTGACGGCCGGGCGGGCGGACGGCGGGACGGTCAGGACGCCGGCGATCGAGGTGACGCAGCCGCTGGTCGACGGTCTCGTCGGCCTCGGCGGCTACACCCATCCGCTGTTCAACCCGGGGCCCCGCGAACGTGCCGAGGGCGCCCGCGCGCCGATGCCGGGTCAGGGCGTCCTGCTGCTGATGGGCGGGCTCGTGGAGCAGTCGGGGCTGCTGGACCACGCGATCGCACTGATGGAGCTGCGCGAGGTGCGCTTCCGCAAGATGGTCAGGGCGGGCACGACACTCCACGTGGAGCTGACGCCGGGCGAGTCGCGCGAGACGCGGAGCGGCAAGGCCGTCCAGCAGTACCGCTGGGTCGCGGTGGACGGCGATGGCGACCAGGTCGTCGAGGCGACGGCCGTCATGCTCGTGCGGGTGGGGGAGGGATGA